The following proteins are encoded in a genomic region of Pyrus communis chromosome 11, drPyrComm1.1, whole genome shotgun sequence:
- the LOC137708970 gene encoding uncharacterized protein, with product MEATENKGAGILHHILPPRLEDAGLEDCALPPDSIKEAFLKAATAVKSPATLIFTSDEDEESFEDCVNDPWPDLKDHTGELVGTEPETRSAGSCGGNKGGSVEVGGDEVVVGGEKEKGDKVIVGGEDVRGGGERDCVDGLAGLEIGEKKKGEEEEEKDGGGPILVGDFDWNQFVNPRLRDSWL from the exons ATGGAGGCCACCGAGAATAAAGGAGCTGGGATACTGCACCACATCCTCCCTCCGCGTCTCGAAGACGCTGGCCTCGAAGACTGTGCCCTCCCGCCAGACTCCATCAAGGAAGCCTTCCTCAAAGCAGCAACGGCCGTCAAGTCGCCCGCCACCTTGATCTTCACCTCCGACGAAGACGAGGAATCGTTCGAAGATTGCGTCAATGACCCCTGGCCGGACCTGAAGGATCACACCGGCGAGCTGGTCGGAACCGAGCCGGAGACTCGGTCGGCGGGATCGTGCGGCGGAAACAAGGGTGGGTCGGTGGAGGTCGGCGGTGATGAAGTGGTGGTGGGCGGTGAGAAGGAGAAAGGGGATAAGGTGATCGTGGGAGGTGAGGACGTGAGAGGTGGTGGGGAGAGGGATTGTGTGGATGGATTGGCGGGATTAGAGATcggagagaagaagaagggtgaggaggaggaagagaaagatggCGGAGGACCAATTTTGGTGGGAG ATTTTGATTGGAATCAGTTTGTTAATCCTAGATTGAGGGATTCGTGGTTGTGA
- the LOC137708169 gene encoding ras-related protein Rab7 — MASRRRMLLKVIILGDSGVGKTSLMNQYVNRKFSNQYKATIGADFLTKEVQFEDRLFTLQIWDTAGQERFQSLGVAFYRGADCCVLVYDVNVMKSFDNLNNWREEFLIQASPSDPENFPFVVLGNKIDVDGGNSRVVSEKKAKAWCASKGNIPYFETSAKEGFNVDDAFQCIAKNALKNEPEEEIYLPDTIDVAGGGRQQRSTGCEC, encoded by the exons ATGGCTTCTCGTAGGCGCATGCTTCTGAAGGTCATTATCCTCGGCGACAGCGG GGTGGGGAAGACATCGCTGATGAATCA GTATGTGAATCGCAAGTTCAGCAATCAGTACAAGGCGACAATTGGAGCCGATTTTCTGACCAAGGAGGTTCAGTTTGAGGATAGGTTGTTCACGCTGCAG ATTTGGGATACTGCTGGTCAGGAAAGGTTTCAGAGTCTTGGTGTGGCTTTCTATCGTGGTGCAGATTGCTGTGTCCTTGTGTATGATGTGAATGTCATGAAATCATTTGATAATCTTAACAACTGGAGGGAAGAATTTCTGATTCAG GCCAGTCCATCTGACCCTGAGAACTTCCCATTTGTTGTGTTGGGAAACAAGATTGATGTTGATGGCGGAAATAGTCGAGTG GTGTCTGAAAAGAAAGCAAAGGCCTGGTGTGCTTCCAAGGGAAACATACCATACTTTGAGACTTCTGCAAAAGAGGGCTTCAATGTGGATGATGCTTTCCAGTGCATAGCCAAAAACGCACTGAAGAATGAACCTGAAGAAGAAAT ATACCTTCCGGACACGATTGACGTTGCTGGCGGAGGGAGGCAGCAAAGATCTACTGGCTGTGAATGTTGA
- the LOC137708168 gene encoding proline-rich receptor-like protein kinase PERK1, translated as MSAPSPANNSTSPPPASPVTNATSPTPPRTNATVPTPPSTTNDTTPSPPPRTVTASAPTKSPPPPPPPSNSPGLPTNPNLGVIVGVVIGGFCTLLVVGIFFLFYRRRKRRQARAQESGNYPEEPKNDFGGPPQHLQHNYVPPPAQKVKLFPRPTHPPVPSSSSTSSSLGSEKPPSVASSGLAFGSSQITFTYEELAMATNGFSNVNLLGQGGFGYVHKGVLPNGKVVAIKQLKAGSGQGEREFQAEIEVISRVHHRHLVSLVGYCISGVQRLLVYEFVPNNTLEFHLHGKGRPTMDWPTRLKIALGSAKGLAYLHEDCQPKIIHRDIKAANILLDHHFEAKVADFGLAKLSLDTDTHVSTRVMGTFGYLAPEYASSGKLTEKSDVFSYGVVLLELITGREPIDKTQTFTDDSMVEWARPLLAKALETGNFDALVDVRLQNDYNTSEMACMLACAAACVRHSGRRRPRMSQVVRALEGNLSPDELNEGIIPGQSTVFSYGSSEYNATEYKEDLNKFRKLALESQEQGTSENSGPSSDFDLLQSTSSGEGQQTTREMELGKTKKDTQDLE; from the exons ATGTCGGCGCCGTCTCCGGCGAACAACTCCACGTCACCTCCTCCTGCTTCACCTGTGACCAACGCCACCTCACCAACTCCTCCTAGGACCAACGCCACCGTGCCAACTCCTCCTTCGACGACCAACGACACCACACCTTCTCCGCCTCCTCGAACGGTGACAGCGTCAGCGCCGACCAAGTCTCCGCCACCTCCGCCACCTCCGTCTAATTCGCCGGGATTGCCGACGAACCCGAACTTAGGCGTTATAGTAGGGGTTGTGATTGGAGGGTTTTGTACGCTACTTgtggtgggcattttcttccttttctacAGAAGGCGGAAGAGGCGGCAGGCGAGAGCGCAGGAGTCGGGGAACTATCCAGAAGAACCCAAAA ATGATTTTGGTGGTCCACCTCAGCATTTGCAACATAATTATGTTCCTCCACCAGCACAAAAAGTAAAACTGTTTCCAAGGCCTACTCATCCCCCAGTACcatcttcaagttcaactagTAGCAGCTTGGGCTCTGAGAAACCACCCTCAGTAGCATCGTCTGGCTTGGCCTTTGGATCGTCACAAATCACATTTACATATGAAGAATTGGCGATGGCAACAAATGGTTTCTCCAATGTCAATCTCCTTGGTCAAGGAGGATTTGGATATGTTCATAAAGGAGTCCTACCAAATGGGAAAGTGGTTGCAATTAAGCAGCTGAAAGCTGGGAGTGGGCAAGGGGAGCGTGAATTCCAAGCAGAGATTGAAGTTATTAGTCGTGTCCATCATAGACATCTTGTTTCACTGGTTGGATACTGCATTAGTGGGGTCCAGAGGTTGCTTGTTTATGAGTTCGTTCCAAACAATACCCTGGAATTTCATCTGCATG GAAAGGGGAGACCAACTATGGATTGGCCAACTAGATTGAAAATCGCCCTAGGTTCTGCAAAAGGATTGGCATATCTCCATGAGGACT GTCAACCCAAGATCATACACCGTGACATCAAGGCAGCTAATATTCTTCTTGATCATCACTTTGAGGCAAAG GTTGCAGATTTTGGACTTGCCAAGTTGTCTTTAGATACAGATACTCATGTTTCCACAAGGGTCATGGGAACTTTTGG TTACTTAGCTCCTGAATATGCATCTAGCGGAAAGCTCACTGAGAAGTCAGATGTCTTTTCATATGGGGTTGTGCTATTGGAATTGATAACTGGACGCGAACCCATCGATAAAACTCAAACCTTCACTGATGATAGCATGGTCGAGTGG GCGAGGCCTTTGCTTGCGAAAGCATTGGAAACAGGCAACTTTGATGCTCTTGTTGACGTAAGGTTGCAGAATGACTACAACACCAGTGAAATGGCCTGTATGCTTGCTTGCGCTGCTGCTTGCGTGCGTCATTCTGGCCGACGTCGGCCGCGAATGAGCCAG GTGGTTCGAGCTTTGGAAGGAAATCTTTCTCCGGATGAGTTAAATGAGGGAATTATACCAGGTCAGAGTACGGTATTCAGTTATGGAAGCTCAGAGTACAACGCTACTGAGTACAAGGAAGACTTGAATAAATTCAGAAAACTAGCACTAGAAAGCCAAGAGCAAGGGACCAGTGAGAACAGTGGACCTAGCAGTGATTTTGATCTGCTCCAGTCTACCTCAAGTGGCGAAGGCCAACAAACCACCCGAGAGATGGAACTcgggaaaacaaagaaagacaCCCAAGATCTTGAGTGA